The following proteins are encoded in a genomic region of Arachis ipaensis cultivar K30076 chromosome B02, Araip1.1, whole genome shotgun sequence:
- the LOC107628080 gene encoding uncharacterized protein LOC107628080, which produces MWHNVAFDLWQDLMRRYCQGDIFKIAELDDELSSIKQGDLTITAYFTRLKVIWEELENLRPIPQCVACDSNNCLCGLMKVRKYQDDAYVVRFLKGLNEAYSNVRSQVMMMEPVPKIDQVLSMILQQERQLHTLEPIDCKALISASNNFSYPNRGRGRGRAPGRSHGRGRGATKQCSFCGKLGHLVDVCYKKHGMPPHLKQGNQSLINNMIAEENDEKFSTTQGEASKGELEFTIEQKRALISLLQQPDMQQNQTNQIVALPSNQGIAYVMSLNVFKSNSWVIDSGATDHVSFSLESYQLYHQIKPIIVKLPDGTHISTSIAGTIVFSKQFLLLDVLFIPQFKFNLISVSKLTKSLHCELVFDDMTCKIQDCLSQKIIGQAEQRKGLYAFEDLNPVGTSSIALAKVLCKLEGGCDLTHMIKA; this is translated from the coding sequence ATGTGGCACAATGTAGCTTTCGATTTATGGCAAGATCTCATGCGCCGGTACTGTCAGGGAGATATTTTCAAGATTGCTGAGCTTGATGATGAACTCTCATCAATCAAGCAAGGAGACCTCACAATAACTGCATACTTCACAAGATTAAAGGTGATTTGGGAGGAGCTTGAAAACCTAAGGCCAATTCCTCAATGCGTAGCATGTGACTCAAACAATTGCTTATGTGGATTGATGAAGGTCAGAAAATATCAAGATGATGCATATGTAGTAAGGTTCCTGAAGGGATTAAATGAAGCATACTCAAACGTGCGATCACAAGTCATGATGATGGAGCCAGTTCCGAAGATTGATCAAGTCCTCTCAATGATACTCCAACAAGAGAGACAACTGCATACACTTGAACCAATTGACTGCAAAGCACTTATCAGTGCTTCAAACAACTTCAGCTACCCAAATAGAGGAAGGGGAAGAGGCAGAGCACCAGGAAGAAGCCATGGAAGGGGCAGAGGAGCCACAAAGCAGTGTTCATTTTGTGGCAAACTAGGTCATTTAGTGGATGTGTGCTACAAAAAGCATGGGATGCCTCCCCATCTCAAGCAAGGTAACCAGAGCCTGATCAACAACATGATTGCTGAAGAGAATGATGAAAAATTCAGCACCACCCAAGGAGAGGCCAGTAAAGGTGAGTTAGAATTCACTATAGAGCAAAAACGCGCATTGATATCATTACTGCAGCAGCCGGATATGCAGCAGAATCAAACAAACCAAATAGTTGCACTTCCATCTAATCAAGGTATAGCTTATGTGATGTCTCTAAATGTTTTCAAATCTAACTCCTGGGTCATCGATTCAGGAGCAACAGATCATGTTTCTTTTTCTCTAGAGTCATATCAATTGTATCATCAAATCAAACCTATAATTGTAAAATTGCCTGATGGTACTCACATTTCTACCTCCATTGCAGGAACTATAGTTTTCTCAAAACAATTTCTTCTCCTTGATGTCTTGTTCATACcacaatttaaattcaatttaatatCTGTTtcaaaactaaccaaatctcTTCACTGTGAATTGGTATTTGATGATATGACTTGCAAGATTCAGGATTGCCTTTCTCAGAAGATAATTGGTCAAGCTGAGCAAAGAAAGGGGCTTTATGCATTTGAGGATCTAAACCCAGTTGGCACATCGAGTATAGCACTAGCAAAGGTTTTATGCAAGCTTGAGGGAGGGTGTGACTTAACCCATATGATCAAAGCTTAA
- the LOC107626478 gene encoding uncharacterized protein LOC107626478, with protein MASIPASRWVVPPRLLSHWINAIGSSKTKTGSYSYSYSGIISDSHSHYSHIPVPIPRRCFSAMATPQDSASTKTERVVVKGKVQGVFYRNWTIENATQLGLKGWVRNRRDGSVEALFSGPSDAVQEMEQRCRRGPPDAIVTGFEAFPATDDPGNGFERKPTV; from the coding sequence ATGGCATCAATTCCGGCGTCGCGTTGGGTGGTTCCGCCACGGTTACTTTCGCATTGGATCAATGCCATTGGctcttctaaaactaaaacaggttcttattcttattcttattctggAATAATCTCCGATTCCcattctcattattctcatatCCCTGTTCCTATTCCACGACGTTGTTTTTCCGCCATGGCAACTCCACAAGACTCCGCTTCCACCAAAACTGAGAGGGTCGTTGTGAAGGGGAAGGTGCAGGGTGTCTTCTACAGGAACTGGACCATTGAGAACGCTACCCAGTTGGGCCTTAAAGGATGGGTCCGTAACCGCCGTGACGGCTCCGTCGAGGCCCTCTTCTCCGGCCCCTCAGACGCCGTCCAGGAGATGGAGCAAAGGTGCCGACGTGGCCCGCCTGATGCCATCGTCACCGGTTTCGAGGCTTTTCCTGCCACGGATGATCCTGGCAATGGCTTCGAACGCAAACCAACTGTTTGA
- the LOC107626477 gene encoding heavy metal-associated isoprenylated plant protein 6 — translation MGEKQKEQPKNETEEKKPSSEEPKKNDTPAPVVYKLDLHCEGCIKKIKRTVRHFDGVEDVKADLTANKLTVTGNDVDAVKLQEKLIVRTKKKVELLTPPPPKKEAAPPPPAPPAEGEKKSDEKKPPKESTVVLKIRLHCDGCITKIRRIIQKFNGVDSVSIDGGKDLVTVKGTMDVKELVPYLNDKLKRNVEVVAPKKDEEKKEKDGSDAGAGEKKESKEAAGDKKDGGDKKESGGGGDGDKKEKTAATTATTTTETKSEVNKMEYHGYPLPSPIYWHNNNENFHQGQTSYAMEVHPGYANHGYHYMEPPQGYMTHHHQGYVMNHNQGYHHVEPGPLPFYMNPNQPHPQMFSDENPNACSLM, via the exons ATGGGAGAG AAGCAAAAGGAGCAGCCAAAGAATGAAACGGAGGAGAAGAAGCCGTCGTCTGAAGAACCAAAGAAAAACGACACACCCGCTCCTGTCGTTTACAAGCTTGACTTGCATTGCGAGGGATGTATTAAGAAAATCAAAAGAACCGTTCGCCATTTTGATG GTGTGGAGGATGTCAAGGCTGATTTAACGGCTAACAAGTTAACGGTCACCGGAAACGACGTTGACGCCGTTAAGCTTCAAGAGAAGCTTATCGTCAGAACTAAGAAGAAGGTTGAGCTACTAACTCCTCCGCCGCCCAAGAAGGAAGCCGCTCCTCCTCCTCCTGCTCCTCCGGCCGAGGGAGAAAAGAAATCCGATGAGAAGAAGCCACCTAAAGAG AGCACGGTGGTTTTGAAGATCAGATTGCACTGTGACGGTTGCATTACGAAAATTAGAAGAATCATCCAGAAGTTCAACG GTGTTGATTCGGTGAGCATTGATGGAGGTAAAGATTTGGTGACGGTGAAGGGAACCATGGATGTGAAGGAACTGGTGCCCTATTTGAACGACAAGCTCAAGAGGAACGTGGAGGTGGTTGCACCAAAGAAAGatgaggaaaagaaagaaaaagacggCAGCGATGCCGGTGCCGGTGAAAAGAAAGAGAGCAAAGAAGCTGCCGGCGACAAAAAAGACGGCGGAGACAAAAAAGAAAGTGGAGGAGGAGGAGACGgtgacaaaaaagaaaaaacagcaGCGACGACAGCGACAACAACGACTGAAACAAAGAGTGAGGTTAACAAAATGGAATACCACGGATACCCATTGCCATCCCCAATTTATTGGCAcaataataatgaaaattttcatcAAGGTCAAACAAGTTATGCTATGGAGGTTCACCCTGGGTATGCAAACCATGGGTACCACTATATGGAGCCACCACAAGGATACATGACCCATCATCATCAAGGGTATGTGATGAACCATAATCAAGGGTATCATCATGTTGAGCCAGGTCCATTACCATTCTACATGAACCCTAACCAACCTCACCCTCAGATGTTCAGTGATGAGAACCCTAATGCTTGTTCCCTCATGTGA